From the genome of Haloarcula limicola, one region includes:
- a CDS encoding glycosyltransferase — translation MSNISVLLPTAATSDPDGLQRAHRSITEQTIPPAEIILVTNQPLTEDIETTISGLVNTHSATEHEHFPDAQGLGGVLQEGLKRCSEPFVARMDADDISHPERFAAQLPVLTETESDIVGSHLAEFREDSETPERTREVPISHGEISEWMPWRCPLNHPTTMFDREVVLNVGGYRDFPMMEDWDLWARCLAAGLQFRNIDQILVRAKINNLGDRRGGVDYAKAEIQMARRLRELGIASRRDTLQHLCLRIPPRLLSSNTREVIYQTFVR, via the coding sequence GTGAGTAATATTTCTGTATTGCTCCCTACTGCCGCTACGAGCGACCCCGATGGTTTGCAAAGAGCACATCGAAGCATCACCGAACAAACGATACCACCGGCAGAAATCATTTTGGTGACTAATCAGCCGCTCACGGAAGATATCGAAACGACGATTAGCGGCTTAGTCAATACGCACTCAGCTACTGAGCATGAACACTTTCCTGACGCCCAAGGCTTAGGAGGCGTGCTTCAAGAGGGCCTCAAGAGATGCTCAGAACCCTTTGTGGCACGAATGGATGCTGACGATATTTCTCACCCCGAACGATTCGCCGCCCAGCTACCTGTCCTTACAGAAACCGAGTCAGATATCGTAGGATCACATCTCGCTGAATTCCGCGAAGATTCCGAAACACCAGAACGAACACGCGAAGTTCCTATATCTCATGGCGAGATCTCTGAGTGGATGCCGTGGCGATGTCCGTTAAATCATCCCACTACTATGTTTGATCGTGAAGTCGTTCTTAATGTAGGGGGGTATCGTGATTTCCCGATGATGGAGGACTGGGACTTATGGGCACGGTGTCTTGCGGCCGGACTACAGTTCCGCAATATTGACCAGATACTTGTCCGAGCGAAAATCAACAACCTCGGGGATCGCCGAGGTGGTGTTGATTATGCAAAGGCAGAGATTCAAATGGCACGGAGATTACGGGAACTCGGTATAGCTTCTAGACGAGATACTTTGCAGCATCTTTGTCTTCGTATTCCCCCAAGACTTTTATCATCAAATACACGTGAAGTAATTTATCAGACATTTGTTCGATGA
- a CDS encoding polysaccharide pyruvyl transferase family protein produces MYSADQIFRGLFNPSLATREFKKQINIRLPHDFGVQGSYYTGNIGDRALGELFKKQLQQEGYRTKLFGMRVRDSNAPNRVLGGGGVLHDWYSMDQLERRLGYVSGGENGYIVGVGVPGFRSPDAKKLIANTLPDLELITVRDKRSKQNIKSICDVDVTVTACPAFLYEDPSVETKEKTGINFRPWFDEGEKSEKVLKEYFEYNDLTKASKSYIENARNICQKVDDPIFIPFHYKDEEFAKKYLDIPTLDYKFSVQKTLQRVSRVNRMVTMRYHSLIFAAICNKPILALGYAPKVTELTKQMKIPVYKPHKPISIQFSQVSNLDSIRSSAQENFNRLFEMTN; encoded by the coding sequence ATGTACTCCGCCGACCAGATATTTAGAGGCCTTTTTAACCCGTCTCTCGCTACTCGAGAATTCAAGAAACAAATCAATATTAGACTACCTCACGATTTCGGAGTCCAGGGAAGCTACTATACCGGAAATATCGGAGATCGTGCTCTTGGTGAACTATTCAAAAAACAACTTCAGCAAGAAGGGTACCGGACAAAATTGTTCGGTATGCGCGTCAGGGATAGTAATGCACCGAACAGAGTTCTTGGGGGAGGTGGCGTTCTACATGATTGGTATTCTATGGATCAATTGGAACGTCGTCTCGGATATGTTAGCGGGGGTGAAAACGGATACATTGTTGGAGTTGGTGTTCCTGGATTTCGGTCCCCAGATGCTAAAAAACTCATTGCCAATACTCTCCCCGATCTTGAACTGATTACTGTCCGTGATAAGCGGTCAAAACAGAATATCAAGAGTATTTGTGATGTTGATGTTACTGTAACTGCTTGTCCAGCGTTTCTCTATGAAGATCCAAGCGTCGAAACAAAAGAGAAAACAGGTATAAACTTTCGTCCCTGGTTTGACGAAGGTGAAAAAAGTGAGAAGGTCCTGAAAGAGTATTTTGAGTATAATGACCTAACTAAAGCCAGCAAATCATATATTGAGAATGCTAGAAATATTTGCCAAAAGGTAGACGATCCAATATTCATTCCATTTCATTATAAAGATGAAGAATTTGCAAAAAAATATTTAGACATTCCAACCTTAGACTATAAATTCTCTGTCCAAAAAACTCTTCAACGCGTTAGTCGTGTAAATCGAATGGTGACGATGCGCTATCATTCTCTAATCTTTGCTGCTATTTGTAACAAACCGATACTCGCTCTTGGATATGCGCCGAAAGTCACCGAGCTCACGAAGCAAATGAAAATTCCAGTTTACAAGCCCCATAAACCAATCTCTATTCAATTCAGTCAAGTATCAAACCTGGACTCAATTCGTTCTTCAGCACAAGAAAATTTCAATCGCTTATTTGAGATGACAAATTGA
- a CDS encoding O-antigen ligase family protein, whose protein sequence is MSGIFGFVIENCSDFDSSTPRRSVAILCAILIGGLFIFTPILNHILGISAVLSVPVVGIVYGIAAIKYRNVFTSFVVAIIVTSTFAANVPLVAQPVLDSIPGDIGPNLWLVYLPIVGAFLILFLTDISGFKETWDLESKLFAGFIAWTALGSLISSPPRPDVVIYFSLFLLFGLAAYQVVKYSILNDLIQSRSVVAILGITLVGHLSYGVFQFFFRGAARITQLGEPQITQTLAKFQFGLFGTYQLGTFVTGFAGMGFHLSALTVLLLGIPFAFYLTDEGPKSRIWLLVPVVGAFIVRVTGSDTARGAFLIVLTLTGMSIFYAFRNEWIRWIRNGIASSMKVVTVALVSVTIIFLPSSQSGATTQPSNTEGTTGGNPSTSTDGALSGSSPTPSSHGGSVESFSVPFFDLSNLMIRIEQYDLGLRLFIDNPITGIGGANFVYYFTKLVDPNRQVALHNIYLAVIVETGVIGFLFYYGSIGMILLQGMRTIPTAESSFDSTILIALIAGVIGILAYGMLGHAPLTKVTVFIPFWIVLATISGKSNINRNADHSLS, encoded by the coding sequence GTGTCTGGGATATTTGGATTCGTAATCGAAAACTGCTCTGATTTCGATTCATCTACACCACGACGATCTGTGGCTATTTTGTGTGCCATACTTATCGGCGGATTATTCATATTTACACCAATACTCAATCATATTCTTGGGATATCCGCTGTGCTTTCTGTTCCAGTCGTCGGGATAGTCTATGGAATTGCCGCTATCAAATATCGGAATGTGTTTACCAGTTTTGTTGTAGCAATTATAGTCACATCAACTTTTGCAGCAAATGTCCCTCTCGTTGCTCAACCAGTCCTTGATTCAATACCGGGAGACATAGGCCCTAACCTCTGGCTGGTCTACCTCCCCATAGTTGGGGCGTTCTTAATTTTATTTCTTACTGATATTAGCGGCTTCAAAGAGACGTGGGATCTTGAATCAAAGCTATTTGCCGGGTTTATTGCTTGGACTGCGCTAGGATCCTTAATTTCCTCACCCCCCCGCCCAGATGTTGTTATATATTTTTCCCTCTTTTTATTGTTTGGCCTCGCAGCGTATCAAGTAGTAAAATACAGTATACTCAACGACCTCATTCAATCCAGATCAGTAGTTGCCATCTTGGGGATAACACTAGTTGGACACCTTTCATACGGCGTCTTCCAGTTCTTTTTTCGAGGTGCAGCGCGAATTACCCAGCTCGGTGAGCCGCAAATCACCCAAACCCTTGCAAAGTTTCAATTTGGACTATTCGGGACCTACCAACTCGGTACGTTTGTGACTGGATTTGCCGGGATGGGATTTCACCTTTCAGCACTAACGGTGTTACTCCTCGGAATCCCCTTCGCGTTTTACTTGACTGATGAAGGTCCTAAATCGAGAATCTGGCTTTTAGTTCCAGTCGTGGGCGCATTTATTGTGAGAGTTACTGGATCAGATACCGCACGTGGTGCGTTCCTAATTGTCCTTACCCTGACCGGAATGAGTATCTTCTACGCATTCCGAAACGAGTGGATACGTTGGATCCGTAACGGCATTGCAAGCAGTATGAAAGTAGTAACCGTTGCATTGGTTTCTGTTACTATTATCTTCCTTCCCTCTTCGCAGTCAGGAGCTACAACACAACCATCAAATACTGAAGGAACAACGGGTGGAAATCCATCGACTAGCACTGATGGAGCGTTAAGTGGGAGTTCACCTACTCCGTCTAGCCATGGCGGGTCCGTGGAATCTTTCTCAGTCCCGTTTTTTGATCTTTCAAATTTGATGATTAGAATCGAACAGTACGATCTCGGGTTAAGGCTATTTATCGACAATCCAATCACAGGAATTGGCGGTGCGAATTTTGTATATTACTTTACCAAATTGGTTGACCCAAACCGTCAGGTTGCGTTACACAACATCTATCTTGCCGTGATTGTCGAGACAGGAGTAATCGGATTTCTCTTTTATTATGGTTCAATTGGAATGATATTGCTACAAGGGATGAGGACGATCCCAACCGCGGAGTCGTCCTTTGATTCTACCATCCTAATTGCACTCATCGCAGGTGTTATTGGAATATTAGCCTATGGGATGTTGGGCCACGCACCGTTAACGAAAGTGACGGTTTTCATACCTTTCTGGATAGTCTTAGCCACAATTTCAGGAAAGTCAAATATAAACAGAAACGCTGACCACAGTCTATCTTGA
- a CDS encoding sugar transferase, with protein MDSGWRYRVASVTGVVVLTALAVTLVNNATVQSVATMVPLLDRLSPDPPVGPEFAFELLIAAGVFAGAFLPLYKPRPRRILDTISLVQKRVFVAVFALATIGYFDYSYQLPRLTVLLMTPLLLIVLPAWFVWIRQRPSSKGERTLVVGDNLGTIDAVAREVDGLLLGYLCPTSAVAAPIGVSGLATDGGESIGMERLGGLSRIEDVLVEYDVGTVVLAFGHADRAEFFGALDACYEHGVNAKVHRDHTDSVLVAEGQVGPLVDVEIEPWDVQDYLLKRAFDIVFAVGGLVVLSPVIVGIALAIKLDDGGSVLYQQERTAVFGETFDVYKFRSMTPEGESATPIDDGDNDRITGIGQVLRQTHLDEIPQLWSILKGDMSVVGPRAVWTDEEALLEAETQSWRQRWFVKPGLTGLAQVNNVKSTNPTQKHQLDLKYIREQSFWFDTQLVVRQVWKVGVDVYLTLQ; from the coding sequence ATGGATAGCGGATGGCGGTACCGGGTGGCCAGCGTGACGGGCGTCGTCGTCCTCACAGCACTCGCTGTCACGCTCGTGAATAACGCGACCGTCCAATCGGTCGCGACGATGGTTCCCTTACTTGACCGACTGTCGCCGGATCCGCCGGTGGGTCCGGAGTTCGCCTTCGAACTGTTGATAGCCGCCGGCGTGTTCGCCGGTGCGTTCCTACCACTGTACAAGCCTCGTCCGCGCCGGATCCTCGACACTATCTCGCTCGTGCAGAAGCGAGTGTTCGTCGCGGTGTTCGCCCTCGCGACGATCGGCTACTTCGATTACAGCTACCAGCTCCCGCGGCTGACGGTGCTGCTGATGACGCCGCTATTGTTGATTGTGCTCCCGGCCTGGTTCGTCTGGATTCGTCAGCGGCCGTCTTCGAAGGGCGAACGCACGCTCGTCGTCGGCGACAATCTAGGGACTATCGACGCGGTGGCCCGCGAAGTCGACGGGCTGTTGCTTGGATATCTCTGCCCAACGAGTGCGGTCGCCGCACCGATCGGTGTCTCTGGACTGGCTACCGACGGCGGCGAGTCGATCGGGATGGAACGCCTCGGCGGACTCTCACGTATCGAAGACGTGCTCGTTGAGTACGATGTAGGAACGGTCGTTTTGGCGTTCGGTCACGCTGACCGTGCGGAGTTCTTCGGAGCGTTGGATGCCTGCTACGAGCACGGCGTCAACGCGAAGGTCCACCGCGACCATACTGATTCAGTGTTGGTCGCAGAAGGGCAGGTCGGGCCGCTCGTCGACGTCGAGATCGAACCCTGGGACGTACAGGACTATCTATTGAAACGCGCGTTCGACATCGTGTTCGCTGTGGGTGGGTTGGTCGTGTTGTCACCTGTAATCGTGGGGATCGCGTTAGCTATCAAGTTAGATGATGGGGGGTCGGTTCTGTATCAACAAGAGCGGACTGCTGTCTTCGGAGAGACGTTTGACGTGTACAAGTTCCGGTCGATGACACCTGAAGGTGAGTCCGCGACACCCATTGATGACGGGGACAACGACCGGATTACCGGCATAGGGCAGGTGCTGCGACAGACACACCTCGATGAAATTCCACAGCTCTGGTCGATTCTGAAAGGCGACATGAGCGTCGTCGGACCGCGAGCGGTGTGGACTGACGAAGAAGCGTTGTTGGAAGCCGAGACACAGTCCTGGCGACAGCGGTGGTTCGTCAAACCCGGCCTGACGGGGCTAGCGCAGGTCAACAACGTCAAGAGCACGAACCCGACACAAAAGCACCAACTTGATCTCAAGTATATCCGGGAACAATCGTTTTGGTTTGATACGCAGTTGGTTGTCCGTCAGGTCTGGAAAGTGGGCGTCGATGTGTATCTAACTCTGCAGTAG
- a CDS encoding glycosyltransferase family 4 protein, which yields MKICFVTPSYPPNVHGGGEISVQLLAEEVASRDDIDDVLVISFDGECEERVNGVRVKRLGTHSTFPLELPNIFVAIKLLRHRELLAEFDILHGYNVYYHPALGVVSRLLSIPSVATLNSYALLPKSAYGVRATGPRKVYDRLFMPTTGRILRILAQNINQFICLSAESESVYVENGFDGNNIATIPNMVDPSFEISTESEDNETIRILYVGSLIKRKGVQYLVQSAAYLPKNFEIRIVGDGPQKIQLIQKINELSVTDQVSIIGRIPYSDIESEYAKADIFVHPGIWPEPFGRTLLEAMQASLPVVATNIGGPSDIVPSEEFLCPPKDAKQLAKAIRFAASKIDMIGSQNRTMVMEQYSPERITEQIMELYAETIGE from the coding sequence ATGAAGATCTGCTTCGTCACCCCTAGTTATCCCCCAAATGTCCACGGGGGTGGAGAAATTAGTGTTCAACTCCTTGCCGAAGAGGTAGCATCTCGTGATGATATTGATGATGTACTTGTCATCAGTTTCGATGGTGAATGCGAGGAACGAGTAAACGGTGTGCGAGTCAAACGGCTCGGCACACACTCAACATTTCCATTAGAACTGCCGAACATATTCGTCGCAATAAAACTCTTGAGGCACCGCGAATTGCTCGCTGAATTCGATATACTTCATGGGTATAACGTATACTATCATCCTGCTCTCGGTGTGGTCAGTCGGTTACTCTCTATTCCAAGTGTCGCGACGCTCAATTCGTACGCACTCCTCCCAAAGTCTGCCTACGGTGTGCGTGCAACTGGTCCGAGGAAAGTATACGACAGGCTGTTTATGCCCACAACTGGCCGGATCCTTAGGATACTTGCTCAAAATATAAACCAGTTCATTTGTCTAAGCGCCGAGAGTGAGAGTGTTTATGTTGAAAACGGATTTGATGGTAATAATATTGCGACGATTCCAAATATGGTGGACCCTTCGTTTGAGATCTCGACAGAATCCGAAGACAATGAAACCATCCGAATCTTATATGTTGGATCTTTAATCAAGCGAAAAGGAGTCCAGTATCTTGTTCAATCAGCAGCGTATTTGCCGAAAAATTTTGAGATTCGTATCGTAGGAGATGGCCCACAAAAGATACAACTCATACAGAAAATAAATGAGCTTAGTGTTACGGATCAGGTTAGTATTATTGGTCGGATCCCATATTCTGATATCGAAAGTGAGTACGCCAAGGCCGACATATTCGTTCACCCTGGAATTTGGCCGGAGCCGTTCGGCCGCACTTTACTTGAGGCGATGCAGGCCTCACTTCCCGTCGTAGCGACCAATATAGGTGGACCATCTGATATTGTTCCTTCAGAAGAGTTCCTCTGTCCACCGAAAGACGCAAAACAGTTAGCAAAGGCGATTAGATTCGCGGCGAGTAAAATTGATATGATTGGATCTCAGAACAGAACAATGGTAATGGAGCAGTACTCACCAGAACGCATTACTGAGCAGATTATGGAACTGTATGCAGAAACCATTGGAGAGTAA
- a CDS encoding glycosyltransferase family 4 protein: protein MNICIAIPSLSTHGGAERVVCEEARYFSELGNEVLLLASDYDPSVARDYGVPEGVDVILSSGSISGDVAKVRSIVEKYDIDIFYPHSFTKRLFLANSLLSDQVPYIPHIHGSVFWFIDEPNRLPYIGDTGFRELVSMVPGHGEFYQESTPSIATRVRASVSQYIERHGLQEADYVTTGSWQVQQELQTLYDIEATVVRPGVSESWINKYESVETRALSEHEHTILSVSRLDSRKRVDLLIEAIVKLRANNYDIGLVIVGEGDERADLQHLASSLNVASAITFEGYVPETKLSSYYKSADVFACPGWMSYGITPLEAYAMRTPVAVSSDAFVHEVLDQSPGVKVIPPSVDAWVSKLPELLDANPNDLDPSIVPTWDEFCNSIHELSENIWASQ, encoded by the coding sequence ATGAATATTTGTATCGCTATACCCTCTCTCTCGACCCATGGAGGTGCTGAGCGAGTGGTTTGTGAAGAGGCAAGGTATTTTTCTGAACTAGGAAATGAAGTCCTCCTACTTGCTAGTGATTACGATCCTTCGGTGGCTAGAGACTACGGTGTTCCTGAAGGCGTGGATGTCATCCTCTCGTCTGGGTCTATCTCAGGAGATGTGGCAAAAGTACGATCAATCGTTGAAAAATACGATATTGACATTTTTTACCCCCATTCGTTTACGAAGCGTCTCTTCCTAGCCAATTCACTACTTTCTGACCAAGTACCGTATATTCCACATATACATGGCTCAGTTTTCTGGTTTATTGACGAACCAAACCGTCTCCCTTATATAGGTGATACTGGTTTTAGGGAGCTGGTCTCGATGGTTCCAGGTCACGGGGAATTCTATCAAGAATCTACCCCCTCAATAGCTACACGGGTGAGAGCCTCCGTCAGTCAGTACATTGAGCGTCACGGGTTGCAAGAAGCAGACTACGTCACTACCGGATCGTGGCAAGTCCAGCAGGAACTACAGACCCTCTATGATATCGAAGCGACTGTAGTCCGTCCAGGTGTTTCTGAGTCTTGGATAAACAAGTACGAGTCCGTTGAAACCCGTGCTCTGTCGGAGCATGAACACACTATTTTGAGTGTGAGCCGACTTGACTCCCGAAAGCGTGTTGATCTTCTTATTGAAGCTATTGTAAAGTTACGTGCAAATAATTACGATATCGGGCTCGTTATTGTTGGAGAGGGCGACGAGCGGGCCGATCTCCAACATCTAGCGTCAAGCCTGAACGTGGCATCTGCTATTACCTTTGAGGGATACGTCCCAGAGACGAAACTATCCTCGTACTACAAATCTGCCGATGTCTTTGCGTGTCCTGGATGGATGTCGTACGGAATTACACCCTTAGAAGCATACGCTATGCGTACACCAGTAGCAGTTTCTTCTGATGCGTTCGTCCATGAAGTTCTTGACCAAAGTCCGGGCGTAAAGGTTATACCACCGTCGGTTGACGCATGGGTATCAAAGCTTCCAGAACTGCTTGATGCAAATCCCAATGATTTGGACCCGTCTATTGTACCGACATGGGATGAGTTCTGTAACAGCATTCACGAGCTGTCTGAGAACATTTGGGCATCCCAATAG
- a CDS encoding glycosyltransferase: MAEIALFHPGIMRHGGGESVAAHTIEALTDRHSLTVFSLDEPNVKELNKRHGTDIRPEEIQYQNPLPILNRTLRPSITVVNEFLGSSLQLDALASALIQAVTSYRSFAEYDLFFSTSNEFVTNTPVIQYIHFPIYSSFQHARFEPWAPSKKYRLYRSICRRVAGAEDMMNKGSTFVANSNWTANLVRESYNTDVEVVYPPVRTSDFDPNDWMEKEDGFIAIGRIHPSKKQKTIIEILDRLHKRGASYHLHLVGGIGSESYAAEVRKLAESRPYVHLEGYLDREEMVELVEKHKYGLHGRQYEHFGISVAELVAGGCIPFVPDGGGQVEIVGKRSQLMYENPSQAVEKILSVTGNQHLQRDIQKELRGHCLDFSTDRFKKKIQSLVSSELSGCN, encoded by the coding sequence ATGGCAGAAATTGCACTCTTTCATCCTGGAATTATGCGTCACGGAGGGGGAGAATCTGTAGCCGCGCATACTATTGAGGCTCTTACAGACCGCCACTCACTCACAGTATTCTCTTTAGACGAACCTAATGTGAAAGAATTAAACAAGCGACATGGTACAGATATCCGACCCGAAGAGATACAGTATCAGAATCCCCTTCCTATTCTCAACAGGACGCTTCGTCCATCAATCACCGTTGTAAATGAGTTCCTTGGTTCCTCTCTCCAGTTAGATGCACTAGCGTCTGCACTCATTCAGGCCGTAACTAGTTATCGCTCATTTGCGGAGTATGACCTTTTTTTCTCGACAAGTAACGAGTTCGTCACTAATACGCCAGTCATACAGTATATCCATTTTCCGATCTACTCTTCATTCCAACACGCCCGGTTCGAGCCCTGGGCTCCCTCGAAAAAGTACCGATTATATCGTTCGATTTGCCGTCGAGTTGCTGGTGCAGAAGACATGATGAATAAAGGGTCAACCTTTGTCGCAAACTCGAACTGGACTGCGAATCTGGTTCGTGAATCATACAATACCGACGTAGAAGTAGTATATCCTCCAGTCAGAACCTCTGACTTCGATCCTAATGATTGGATGGAAAAAGAAGACGGATTCATCGCTATCGGTCGAATCCATCCATCGAAAAAGCAGAAAACAATTATTGAGATTCTTGATCGCCTTCACAAACGGGGAGCTTCATATCACCTCCATCTCGTAGGCGGGATTGGTTCCGAATCGTATGCCGCCGAAGTACGGAAACTCGCGGAGAGCCGGCCGTACGTACATCTTGAAGGATATCTTGACAGAGAAGAGATGGTTGAGTTAGTCGAGAAACACAAATATGGTCTTCACGGGCGTCAGTACGAGCACTTCGGGATTTCTGTCGCAGAACTCGTAGCTGGAGGATGCATCCCGTTTGTTCCCGACGGTGGTGGGCAAGTAGAAATTGTCGGGAAGCGTTCCCAACTCATGTACGAGAATCCCAGTCAAGCGGTTGAAAAGATTTTATCTGTGACGGGAAATCAGCACCTTCAGCGGGATATTCAAAAAGAACTTAGAGGTCATTGCCTCGATTTTAGCACAGACCGTTTCAAGAAGAAGATACAAAGTTTAGTCTCGTCAGAACTATCAGGCTGTAACTAA
- a CDS encoding flippase, whose protein sequence is MSSLIKSLVSILSGRLSQIIIGLVFTPLLVRIISQEQYGKYASILAGISVLMLLTKGGIFDASRKAVAEYSGEESDEILPIFCSIFLSLTYGIVSTVVVFISLQFDIVPDRYQPLLWILSPAILFENLHNAARGVLYGLKDEHIAEVLHVSRRLIFAATGLVFAFVGYGLLGVFFGYTLSFILTGTAGVMVLIQRGIELPPITKELLERGKDIATFGGYQVIGGLGAVLLYKTDILLVEHFKGSSATALYNSAIVPAEMIWFVPAVIQLAFLQHIAGLWADNEVEAINKDIRTGVKYGILSLSLFGIGLFALANPFLSVYFGQGYSEATPVLKILIIGTFFLGTTRVIIPALQATGWIRESQMITIGGLILNIIVNLVLIPKFGILGAATGTAISYIFIFAGNIIIWRQSPIAMVPPYLIAKIIFIQAVFGVVFLSLVSIINLSALFSLLVFPPLGFFLFLIFNIASGVIPIAEIKSQAERLSIL, encoded by the coding sequence ATGAGTTCTTTAATTAAATCTCTTGTCTCAATCCTCTCTGGTAGATTATCTCAAATAATTATTGGTTTGGTATTTACTCCCCTTTTAGTCCGAATTATCTCACAGGAACAATATGGGAAATATGCAAGTATTTTAGCTGGGATTAGCGTCCTAATGCTTCTTACTAAGGGAGGAATATTCGATGCTAGCAGAAAAGCTGTTGCCGAATATAGTGGAGAAGAAAGTGACGAGATACTTCCAATATTCTGTTCAATATTTCTAAGTTTAACCTATGGTATAGTTTCAACAGTAGTGGTTTTTATATCTCTACAATTCGATATAGTCCCTGATAGATACCAGCCTTTGCTTTGGATACTTTCACCTGCCATATTATTCGAAAACCTCCACAATGCAGCAAGAGGGGTTCTTTATGGTTTAAAAGATGAACACATTGCGGAAGTTCTTCATGTTTCACGCCGTCTAATCTTTGCGGCTACTGGGCTGGTCTTTGCATTTGTTGGATATGGTCTTCTTGGTGTATTTTTCGGATATACACTTTCATTCATTCTAACTGGGACCGCAGGTGTTATGGTATTAATTCAGAGGGGAATCGAATTACCCCCAATCACAAAGGAACTCCTTGAACGTGGGAAGGATATTGCTACGTTTGGGGGATATCAGGTAATTGGCGGGTTAGGTGCCGTATTGCTATATAAAACGGATATTCTGCTGGTTGAACATTTTAAAGGATCTTCTGCTACTGCATTGTACAATAGTGCTATCGTGCCTGCTGAAATGATCTGGTTTGTCCCAGCAGTCATCCAGCTAGCCTTCCTTCAGCATATAGCCGGTTTGTGGGCTGATAATGAGGTTGAAGCAATTAACAAAGACATTCGTACTGGAGTGAAATATGGAATATTATCACTATCATTATTCGGGATTGGACTGTTCGCACTAGCCAATCCGTTTCTGTCAGTGTATTTTGGCCAGGGGTATTCTGAAGCTACCCCAGTTCTAAAAATACTCATTATTGGCACATTCTTTTTAGGCACAACTCGTGTTATTATACCCGCATTACAGGCTACTGGTTGGATTAGAGAATCTCAAATGATTACGATTGGTGGACTCATTCTGAATATCATCGTAAATTTGGTTCTCATTCCGAAATTCGGGATTTTAGGAGCGGCAACAGGGACAGCAATCTCGTATATATTTATATTCGCAGGAAACATAATTATCTGGAGACAATCTCCTATTGCTATGGTCCCTCCCTATTTAATTGCAAAGATAATATTTATTCAGGCAGTATTTGGAGTGGTTTTTCTAAGTCTCGTTTCTATTATCAATCTATCCGCATTATTTTCTCTTCTTGTCTTTCCTCCTCTGGGGTTTTTTCTTTTCTTAATTTTCAATATAGCATCAGGGGTTATACCAATCGCAGAAATCAAATCACAAGCAGAAAGACTTTCGATATTATAG